A genome region from Geoalkalibacter ferrihydriticus DSM 17813 includes the following:
- the cbiQ gene encoding cobalt ECF transporter T component CbiQ, which produces MISTPGGVIQAAAGILPAALLILLGGASLVAILLKRAARNRRDGSPEQNWAVPVIDQAGGDSPFHCWDVRFKLVSLLAFAFFIVATRSLTSALLALGLAALTAAAARVCWKRVGRRLLAMSGFLAMFVIVMPLTAVVYPDDTLLVFPEISRLPLNLRGLELALAICAKACAVALLMEPLLATAPLSTTLEGLTRLGVPPKVGQMILLAHRYIFVFLEEARRMTIGMNVRGFRKRTQVETLRVMGNFLGMLFIRSFERTHRVFDAMQARGFEGVFPQQAQFHAQPSDWLKGAFFLALGLFLVIFDRLWS; this is translated from the coding sequence ATGATTTCAACGCCCGGCGGAGTCATCCAGGCAGCGGCCGGGATTTTACCCGCCGCCTTGCTGATTCTGCTCGGCGGTGCGAGTCTGGTGGCCATCTTGCTCAAGCGGGCGGCGCGCAATAGGCGCGACGGCTCGCCGGAGCAAAACTGGGCGGTTCCGGTCATCGATCAGGCCGGCGGCGACTCGCCCTTTCACTGCTGGGATGTGCGCTTTAAACTCGTGAGCCTGCTGGCCTTTGCTTTTTTCATCGTCGCGACGCGCTCCCTCACCAGCGCGCTGCTCGCGCTGGGGTTGGCCGCACTCACTGCGGCGGCCGCGCGGGTCTGCTGGAAGCGCGTCGGGCGGAGGCTGCTGGCCATGAGCGGCTTTCTCGCCATGTTCGTCATCGTCATGCCGTTGACCGCGGTGGTTTATCCCGACGACACCCTGTTGGTTTTTCCGGAGATTTCGCGCCTGCCCCTCAATCTGCGCGGCCTCGAACTGGCGCTTGCGATCTGCGCCAAGGCCTGTGCCGTAGCCCTGCTCATGGAGCCGCTGCTGGCCACCGCGCCTCTCTCCACCACGCTTGAGGGACTCACGCGCCTGGGGGTACCGCCCAAAGTCGGCCAGATGATCCTGCTCGCCCACCGCTACATTTTCGTCTTTCTTGAAGAAGCGCGCCGCATGACGATCGGCATGAATGTGCGCGGTTTTCGCAAACGCACCCAGGTGGAGACCCTGCGGGTCATGGGCAATTTTCTCGGCATGCTGTTCATCCGTAGTTTCGAGCGCACCCATCGGGTGTTCGACGCCATGCAGGCGCGTGGGTTCGAAGGCGTCTTTCCGCAACAGGCGCAATTTCACGCCCAACCCAGCGATTGGCTCAAGGGAGCCTTCTTCTTGGCCCTCGGGCTGTTTCTCGTAATTTTCGATCGCCTCTGGTCCTGA
- a CDS encoding ABC transporter ATP-binding protein produces the protein MHQIHRLPPMPFTGEALFDIRRLNFHYPNGHCALRNIDLRIAPGDRIALVGQNGSGKSTLVRHLNGLLAVQQGRLTYKGLPLGGEHLRRARLEIGLLFQDPDDQLFCNSLYEDVAFGPLNQGLQTPEVDLLVKESLAQVGLGHLLYKPSHHLSYGQKKRAALATLLAMKPEVLILDEPTANLDSAQENILIELLRDFAGTLICITHDLLFAYELCRRAVVLDQGRIHHDFSMPELVSHRPSLREHGLDFSFRLHDPLATAAPLPAAEIAELAPPRAVAPPPSGAGHAPPLVELRAYHFAYPDGTCALNGIDFSLRPGESVAVVGENGAGKTTLLSCLLGVRHGEGAHLFAGRPVGKKQRRELWRQVGMVFQDPSDQLFCASCAEEVAFGPRQMGLPTDEIARRVAEALARVRLAGYEERVPLHLSGGERKRLAIATVLSLNPEILILDEPTAGLDPQGEELLLEILGELSQTRVLVSHDPYLVGKLTQRTLVMHQGRILEDYSTAEFLADQNHKNLNALALSYKSVCCNEIRELQHRHEHSHPHRHLHEHAHRHGDLVHCHLHEHEHMHPHDYIHAHHTHSEQHDHPPQPRYHEHGHAEHEQEPHEHEHRPEAPLEPKKTAPDADR, from the coding sequence ATGCACCAGATTCATCGCCTGCCCCCCATGCCTTTTACGGGCGAGGCCCTGTTCGACATTCGCAGGCTCAATTTCCACTATCCCAACGGCCACTGCGCCCTGCGAAACATCGACTTGCGCATCGCACCCGGCGACCGCATCGCCCTGGTCGGGCAAAACGGCTCCGGCAAATCAACCCTGGTGCGCCACCTCAACGGCCTCTTGGCCGTGCAGCAGGGCCGCCTTACCTACAAGGGGCTGCCCCTTGGGGGTGAACACCTGCGGCGCGCGCGCCTCGAAATCGGGCTGCTCTTTCAAGACCCCGACGACCAGTTGTTTTGCAACTCCCTTTACGAAGATGTCGCCTTCGGCCCCCTCAATCAGGGCCTGCAAACCCCGGAGGTTGATCTGCTGGTCAAAGAGTCCCTGGCACAGGTCGGTCTCGGGCATCTGCTGTACAAACCCTCTCACCACCTGAGCTACGGGCAGAAAAAACGCGCGGCTCTCGCCACGCTTCTGGCCATGAAGCCTGAAGTGCTGATCCTCGATGAGCCCACCGCCAACCTGGATTCGGCCCAGGAAAACATCCTCATCGAGCTGCTGCGCGACTTTGCGGGCACCCTGATCTGCATCACCCACGACCTGCTCTTCGCTTATGAACTCTGCCGCAGGGCGGTGGTTCTCGACCAGGGCCGCATTCACCACGATTTCAGCATGCCTGAGCTGGTTTCGCATCGCCCTTCCCTGCGCGAACACGGGCTGGATTTCTCCTTCCGTCTGCACGATCCCCTGGCCACGGCAGCGCCTCTGCCTGCGGCTGAAATTGCCGAACTCGCACCGCCCCGGGCTGTGGCGCCGCCCCCGTCCGGTGCCGGGCACGCCCCTCCCCTGGTGGAGCTGCGCGCTTACCATTTTGCCTATCCGGACGGCACCTGCGCCCTAAACGGCATCGATTTCAGCCTGAGACCAGGCGAAAGCGTCGCCGTCGTCGGCGAAAACGGGGCTGGCAAAACAACTCTGTTATCCTGTCTCCTGGGTGTGCGCCACGGCGAGGGCGCGCATCTTTTCGCCGGACGACCGGTCGGCAAAAAACAGCGCCGCGAACTCTGGCGCCAGGTCGGCATGGTGTTCCAGGATCCATCCGATCAGCTCTTTTGCGCCAGTTGCGCCGAAGAAGTGGCTTTTGGTCCGCGCCAGATGGGCCTGCCCACCGACGAGATCGCGCGGCGCGTGGCGGAAGCCCTGGCCCGAGTGCGGCTGGCGGGCTATGAAGAACGCGTGCCCCTGCATCTTTCGGGCGGCGAGCGTAAGCGGCTGGCCATCGCCACGGTTCTGAGCCTCAACCCCGAAATCCTCATCCTCGACGAGCCCACCGCCGGCCTCGACCCCCAGGGCGAAGAACTCTTGCTGGAGATTCTAGGAGAACTTTCACAAACCCGCGTCCTGGTCAGTCACGACCCCTATCTGGTCGGCAAGCTGACACAACGCACCCTGGTCATGCACCAGGGCCGCATCCTTGAGGATTATTCCACCGCAGAATTTCTCGCCGATCAGAACCACAAAAACCTGAACGCTTTGGCCCTGAGTTACAAGTCTGTCTGCTGCAACGAAATTCGGGAATTACAGCACCGCCATGAGCACAGCCACCCTCATCGCCATCTGCACGAACATGCCCACCGCCACGGCGACTTGGTACACTGTCACCTCCATGAGCATGAACACATGCATCCGCACGACTACATCCATGCACATCACACCCATTCAGAGCAACATGACCACCCCCCGCAACCGCGCTACCACGAGCACGGCCATGCCGAACATGAACAGGAGCCTCACGAGCATGAACATCGTCCGGAGGCTCCCCTTGAACCTAAAAAAACGGCGCCGGACGCAGACAGATAG
- the ppc gene encoding phosphoenolpyruvate carboxylase — MEKPELFWRADNQAERLEELITCDGQRKELPLRRDVRSLGKLLGVVLREQAGEHIFAAEEALRTGAIRHREICAEGSSAALNCAEEQQLEAEAQKLVAGLSLHDAHQIVKAFATYFELTNLAETNHRKRRRRAARLQPGGDKPGSMRGTLQRLKDAGCDMQSALAQLARVSVIPVFTAHPTEVARRVVRYKRRRLDRMLECLDRLPLSASEAAHMQDEILTEINALWQTDEVRRRQPKVGDEIRMGIDHYRGSLIDPLPDFYRDLAEAFSDVYGQSPTPAELPVVVRFGSWIGGDRDGNPFVTPAATRDALERAREVILGVYLDNLEELRELLTPSACRVGASDELLAAAAKAQEAFPETASSTAGYPDCEHYRKFLRIALYRLKQTLVDPNQAEGYADAEELAAELRLVRRSLSAHGAERLARNYVDPVLRRLETFGFHLHSLDIRQHARVHRAAVEELGAMAHFDEQSGAASVPQPSAATIELLDTLKTIAALKREYPPQAIRSYVISGATCAADLRNLVWLCGVAGIEVRGGEERGDPGLMPVPLFESITDLRNAPDICRALWSAPDYQPLLDSWQRRQEVMLGYSDSNKDGGMLTSTWEIFKAHRDLHRVAEQCQVRLQLFHGRGGTVGRGGSPTHRAIVAQPAGAFEGCLKITEQGEVINFKYADASLALRNLELMVAASLEALTRPGVADPQPQSQWLEAMDEMSASAFACYRRDIADNPDILLYFEQATPVLEFDLAKIGSRPARRSDNRSLDDLRAIPWGFGWIQSRHLLPGWYGVGCAFEAFTKKHQGGLDLLQAMMKNFPIFRDLVRNVEVALAKVDLPLARLYAGLVADEALRERVFALFVEEFERTRAMVLAVSGQQKLLERTPDMAQSLRLRNPYVDPLSLIQVELLRRKRSGEDSDELNYVLASTINGIAAGLRNTG; from the coding sequence ATGGAAAAACCGGAACTTTTCTGGCGCGCAGACAACCAGGCCGAGCGCCTGGAGGAATTGATCACCTGCGATGGGCAGCGCAAGGAACTGCCCCTGCGGCGCGATGTGCGCTCGCTGGGCAAACTGCTCGGCGTCGTGCTGCGTGAACAGGCCGGCGAGCATATCTTCGCCGCCGAAGAAGCTTTGCGCACCGGTGCCATTCGCCATCGCGAGATCTGTGCCGAAGGCTCGAGCGCCGCTCTGAACTGCGCAGAGGAGCAGCAGCTGGAGGCAGAGGCCCAGAAGCTGGTCGCCGGTTTGTCGCTGCATGACGCGCACCAGATCGTCAAGGCCTTTGCCACCTATTTCGAGTTGACCAACCTGGCCGAGACCAACCACCGCAAGCGCCGCCGGCGGGCGGCGCGCCTGCAGCCCGGCGGCGACAAGCCGGGCTCCATGCGCGGCACCCTGCAGCGCCTCAAAGACGCCGGATGCGACATGCAGAGCGCCCTCGCGCAGTTGGCGCGTGTCAGCGTCATCCCTGTGTTCACCGCCCATCCCACGGAAGTCGCGCGGCGTGTGGTGCGCTACAAACGCCGGCGCCTCGATCGCATGCTCGAATGCCTCGATCGCCTGCCCCTGTCCGCCAGCGAGGCGGCGCACATGCAGGATGAAATCCTCACCGAGATCAACGCCCTGTGGCAGACCGATGAAGTGCGCCGTCGCCAGCCGAAGGTGGGAGACGAAATCCGCATGGGCATCGACCACTATCGGGGTTCTCTCATCGATCCTCTACCCGATTTCTACCGCGACCTGGCAGAGGCATTCAGCGATGTGTACGGGCAATCGCCGACCCCTGCAGAGTTGCCGGTGGTGGTGCGCTTCGGTTCCTGGATCGGCGGCGATCGTGACGGCAATCCCTTCGTCACCCCGGCGGCCACACGTGATGCGCTGGAGCGGGCGCGGGAAGTCATTCTCGGGGTGTATCTCGACAACCTGGAAGAGCTGCGCGAGCTGCTCACGCCTTCGGCCTGCCGGGTCGGCGCGAGCGACGAGCTGCTTGCGGCAGCGGCCAAAGCGCAGGAGGCCTTTCCCGAGACCGCGTCAAGTACCGCCGGCTATCCCGATTGCGAGCATTACCGCAAATTTCTGCGTATCGCCCTGTATCGGCTGAAACAGACTCTGGTTGATCCCAACCAGGCCGAAGGCTACGCCGACGCCGAGGAGTTAGCCGCGGAGCTGCGCCTGGTGCGGCGCAGCCTGTCCGCCCATGGTGCGGAACGGTTGGCGCGCAATTATGTCGATCCGGTGCTGCGCCGCCTGGAGACCTTCGGATTTCATCTGCACAGCCTCGACATCCGTCAGCATGCCCGCGTTCATCGTGCCGCGGTGGAGGAGCTCGGCGCCATGGCGCACTTCGATGAACAGTCCGGTGCTGCCTCGGTACCGCAGCCCAGCGCCGCGACCATCGAGCTGCTCGATACCCTCAAGACAATTGCCGCTCTTAAGCGCGAATATCCCCCTCAGGCCATCCGCAGTTACGTCATCAGCGGCGCCACCTGCGCGGCGGATCTGCGCAACCTGGTATGGCTGTGCGGGGTGGCCGGGATCGAGGTCCGGGGGGGCGAGGAGCGCGGAGATCCGGGTCTGATGCCGGTGCCCCTGTTCGAGTCCATTACCGATCTGCGAAACGCTCCTGATATCTGCCGTGCGCTGTGGAGCGCGCCCGACTACCAGCCGCTGCTCGATTCCTGGCAGCGCCGCCAGGAAGTCATGCTTGGCTACTCGGATTCCAACAAGGACGGCGGCATGCTCACCAGCACCTGGGAGATCTTTAAGGCGCATCGCGATCTGCATCGCGTCGCTGAGCAGTGCCAGGTGCGGTTGCAGCTTTTTCACGGGCGCGGCGGCACCGTGGGGCGCGGCGGCAGTCCCACCCATCGCGCCATCGTCGCCCAGCCGGCCGGTGCCTTTGAGGGGTGCCTGAAAATCACCGAACAGGGCGAGGTGATCAATTTCAAGTACGCCGACGCCTCTCTGGCTCTGCGCAATCTGGAACTCATGGTCGCCGCTTCGCTGGAAGCCCTGACGCGCCCCGGCGTGGCCGACCCCCAGCCGCAATCGCAGTGGCTTGAGGCCATGGATGAAATGTCGGCAAGCGCTTTTGCCTGCTACCGCCGGGACATTGCCGATAACCCCGATATCCTGCTTTATTTCGAGCAGGCCACGCCGGTGCTGGAATTCGACCTGGCCAAAATCGGTTCGCGCCCGGCGCGGCGCAGCGATAACCGCAGCCTCGACGATCTGCGTGCCATCCCCTGGGGCTTTGGCTGGATTCAGAGCCGCCACCTGCTTCCCGGCTGGTACGGCGTCGGATGTGCGTTTGAGGCGTTCACGAAAAAGCATCAGGGCGGTCTGGATCTGCTGCAGGCCATGATGAAGAACTTCCCCATTTTTCGCGATCTGGTGCGCAATGTCGAAGTGGCGCTGGCCAAAGTCGATCTGCCCCTGGCGCGGCTCTATGCGGGGCTGGTCGCGGACGAGGCGTTGCGTGAGCGGGTGTTTGCTTTGTTTGTGGAGGAGTTTGAGCGCACCCGCGCGATGGTTCTGGCGGTTAGCGGCCAGCAGAAGCTGCTGGAGCGCACGCCCGATATGGCCCAGAGTCTGCGCCTGCGCAACCCCTATGTCGATCCCCTGAGTCTGATTCAGGTTGAGTTGCTGCGCCGCAAGCGCAGCGGCGAGGACAGCGATGAACTCAATTACGTGCTGGCTTCAACCATTAACGGCATCGCGGCGGGGTTGCGCAATACGGGCTAG
- a CDS encoding cbb3-type cytochrome c oxidase subunit I has translation METPNYNVAIVRSFIHWSILWGVVAILVGVLISFQLVYPNLNLPPYLTYGRLRPLHTNAGIFGWAIGSFFALYLYMVQRLCRRPLWSDGLARFQLYLFNFTIIVAAVTLLMGFTQSKEYHELEWPVDILVVVLWVVFSVNVLMTIFKRKEQQMYVSLWFMAASLIGVAILYLVNSAAIPVSLFKSYSAYAGANDANVQWWYGHNAVAMVLTLPPLAIFYYFLPKSTGVAIYSHRLSIVAFWSLVFMYLWTGAHHLLWTPIPDWVQTLAMAFSIMLIAPSWGSVINGYLSMNGQWHQMRENYLVKFLILGITFYGLQTLQGPLQAVRSFSAFIHYTEWVPGHVHMGALGWVSLVLFAAFYYLAPRIYGRELYSIPLANLHFWLVLLGQLIYSVSMWIAGVQQAGMWHAIGPDGSLAYSFVESLIEMYPYYWVRAFSGVIYVAGVAVFIYNLAMTARRGKPLTAATA, from the coding sequence ATGGAAACACCGAACTACAATGTAGCCATTGTGCGCAGCTTCATTCACTGGAGTATTCTCTGGGGAGTGGTCGCGATTCTGGTGGGGGTTCTCATTTCCTTTCAACTGGTCTACCCTAACCTGAATCTTCCGCCCTATCTCACCTACGGTCGCCTGCGCCCTCTGCACACCAATGCCGGTATCTTCGGCTGGGCCATCGGCAGTTTCTTTGCCCTCTACCTCTACATGGTGCAGCGCCTGTGCCGTCGGCCTCTGTGGAGCGATGGGCTTGCGCGTTTTCAGCTCTACCTGTTCAATTTCACCATCATCGTTGCCGCCGTCACCCTGCTTATGGGCTTTACCCAATCCAAGGAGTATCATGAGCTGGAATGGCCGGTGGACATTCTGGTGGTGGTACTGTGGGTGGTCTTTTCAGTCAATGTCCTCATGACCATCTTCAAGCGCAAAGAGCAACAGATGTATGTTTCCCTGTGGTTCATGGCCGCCTCCCTGATCGGGGTGGCGATTCTCTATCTGGTCAATTCCGCGGCGATCCCCGTTTCTCTGTTCAAATCATACTCGGCCTACGCCGGTGCCAACGACGCCAATGTGCAGTGGTGGTACGGCCACAACGCGGTAGCCATGGTGCTGACCCTGCCGCCGCTGGCCATCTTCTATTATTTTCTGCCCAAATCAACGGGGGTCGCCATCTACAGCCACCGCCTGTCCATCGTTGCCTTCTGGAGCCTGGTCTTCATGTACCTGTGGACCGGCGCCCACCATCTGCTGTGGACGCCGATCCCCGACTGGGTGCAGACTCTTGCCATGGCTTTCTCCATCATGCTCATCGCCCCGTCCTGGGGCTCGGTCATCAACGGCTATCTGTCCATGAACGGCCAATGGCATCAGATGCGCGAGAATTACCTGGTCAAATTTCTGATTCTCGGCATCACCTTCTACGGCCTGCAGACCCTGCAGGGGCCGCTACAGGCGGTGCGCTCCTTCTCGGCGTTCATCCATTACACCGAATGGGTGCCGGGTCATGTGCACATGGGAGCGCTGGGCTGGGTGTCACTGGTGCTGTTCGCAGCCTTCTATTACCTGGCGCCGCGCATCTACGGCCGCGAGCTCTACAGCATCCCCCTGGCCAATCTGCATTTCTGGCTGGTGCTCCTCGGTCAGTTGATCTACTCGGTGAGCATGTGGATCGCCGGGGTGCAACAGGCCGGCATGTGGCATGCCATTGGCCCCGATGGCAGCCTCGCCTACTCCTTCGTGGAGAGTCTCATTGAAATGTATCCCTACTATTGGGTGCGCGCCTTCAGCGGGGTGATCTATGTCGCCGGAGTGGCGGTCTTTATTTACAACCTGGCCATGACCGCCCGCCGCGGCAAGCCCCTCACCGCGGCCACTGCCTGA
- a CDS encoding cbb3-type cytochrome c oxidase subunit II, whose protein sequence is MFGSWEIKPSVFLALATLAILVGTVVTMVLPFAWINTEGDRIEGVTPYNPLELAGRDVYIREGCNNCHTQTIRPLVAEVLRYGDYSRAGEFVHDRPHLWGSRRTGPDLARIGGKYPDAWHYQHMADPTVFVPRSNMPAYAFLNNRQVDPDLTRRKMEILRFPYEVEQISALRGKTEMDAIVAYMQKLGTGVERTEVAATLASPTTDKNPFGDDPQALKEGADLYRQHCAACHGADLQGGIGPELATPGRDDADLFQVIFHGIIEGGMPSYATLGQERVWKMVGYIQSRQE, encoded by the coding sequence ATGTTCGGCTCCTGGGAAATCAAGCCTTCTGTCTTCCTCGCCCTGGCGACCCTCGCCATTCTGGTCGGCACGGTCGTCACCATGGTGCTACCCTTTGCCTGGATCAACACCGAGGGCGACCGCATCGAAGGGGTGACCCCTTACAACCCTCTCGAACTGGCCGGGCGTGATGTTTACATTCGCGAAGGCTGCAACAACTGTCACACTCAGACGATACGCCCCCTCGTGGCTGAAGTACTGCGCTATGGCGATTATTCGCGCGCCGGTGAATTCGTCCACGATCGCCCCCACCTGTGGGGATCGCGCCGCACCGGTCCTGATCTGGCGCGCATCGGCGGCAAATATCCCGATGCCTGGCATTATCAGCACATGGCCGATCCGACCGTTTTTGTGCCGCGCTCCAACATGCCGGCTTATGCCTTTCTCAACAACAGGCAGGTCGATCCTGATCTGACGCGGCGCAAGATGGAGATCCTGAGATTCCCCTACGAGGTGGAGCAGATCAGCGCACTGCGCGGCAAGACCGAAATGGATGCCATCGTCGCCTACATGCAGAAACTCGGCACCGGGGTGGAGCGCACCGAAGTGGCTGCAACCCTTGCCTCCCCGACGACGGATAAAAACCCCTTCGGCGACGACCCACAGGCCCTTAAGGAAGGCGCCGATCTCTACCGGCAACACTGTGCCGCTTGCCACGGCGCCGATCTTCAGGGCGGCATCGGGCCGGAGCTTGCCACGCCAGGCCGGGATGACGCGGATCTGTTTCAGGTGATTTTCCACGGCATCATCGAAGGCGGTATGCCGTCCTATGCGACTTTGGGACAAGAGCGGGTCTGGAAAATGGTCGGCTACATTCAGTCGCGACAGGAGTAG
- a CDS encoding cbb3-type cytochrome c oxidase subunit 3 produces the protein MGLKEILYLAVTIGMFAVFAAIVRYVYNSKRRRRLEEPKHRMLDED, from the coding sequence ATGGGACTCAAGGAAATTCTGTATCTGGCGGTAACTATCGGCATGTTTGCGGTGTTCGCTGCGATTGTGCGCTATGTTTACAACAGCAAACGCCGCCGCCGGCTGGAAGAGCCCAAACATCGCATGCTTGATGAGGATTGA
- a CDS encoding c-type cytochrome produces the protein MLEDHQHKRPAREFDGLIEMRSTPVPRYFSILFYGLIIWGVLFMAYYLFSGWSSEGEFARKMSAHLEQTAAQQTQPGTQATPAVDADEARHLYNQHCAACHGGSGQGGIGPALDDTQYKYGNEREAVIQSIAQGRPAGMPGYNNQFSAAQIEALADYLKKL, from the coding sequence ATGCTTGAGGATCACCAACACAAACGCCCGGCGCGTGAATTCGACGGCCTGATCGAAATGCGTTCGACGCCTGTGCCCCGCTATTTCAGCATCCTTTTTTACGGTCTGATCATTTGGGGGGTGCTGTTCATGGCCTACTACCTTTTCAGCGGCTGGAGCTCCGAAGGAGAGTTCGCGCGCAAGATGAGCGCCCATCTGGAACAGACCGCCGCGCAGCAGACCCAACCCGGCACTCAGGCCACGCCTGCGGTCGATGCGGACGAGGCGCGCCACCTCTATAACCAGCACTGCGCAGCCTGTCACGGTGGCAGCGGGCAGGGCGGTATCGGCCCGGCCCTGGATGACACGCAATACAAGTACGGCAATGAGCGCGAAGCCGTCATTCAGAGCATCGCCCAAGGCCGGCCTGCAGGCATGCCCGGTTACAACAATCAGTTTTCCGCCGCCCAGATCGAGGCCTTGGCCGATTATCTGAAAAAGCTGTGA
- a CDS encoding 4Fe-4S dicluster domain-containing protein, translating into MTHLTIAPGLLGPWRRGFQWALSLTLLGVPFMHRGGESLLRLDLPGRTLYAAGRSLPIEDLYLALLLGIALILLFLLLTLALGRAWCGWACPQTTLSDLLEWFEGYSARLMPAAGPWCRAGLRHLFCLALALLVAANLVWYFIAPYDFFARLAEGHLGYAAALSLAVVTATVYLDLAFVRRLLCREFCPYGRLQSALIDPGTLTLRFHSGEARRCIRCSACVRACPMGIDIRQGEQIECINCGRCLDACRKVMAVRHQPGIIRYTFGLEGRGAAALLNPRLLLVAGACVVVLVIFVGTLVLRPPATLKLSRPAEIVASALSDGRSANFFLAVAHNRGRQAHEVSLRATTADGSPLEVHGPVQRVSLAGGERRRLDFAVVTPADAIPAPIILTLYDAQGRTLVQSRAQLILPPTSTERVSP; encoded by the coding sequence GTGACGCATTTGACCATCGCGCCCGGCCTGCTCGGTCCCTGGCGCCGAGGTTTCCAGTGGGCATTGAGCCTCACGCTGCTCGGTGTTCCCTTCATGCACCGGGGCGGCGAGAGTCTGTTGCGGCTTGACTTGCCCGGACGGACTTTGTATGCCGCGGGACGTTCCCTGCCCATCGAAGATCTCTATCTGGCTCTGCTGCTGGGCATCGCGCTAATTCTGCTATTTCTGCTCCTCACCCTGGCCCTGGGCCGCGCCTGGTGCGGTTGGGCCTGCCCACAAACCACCCTGAGCGATCTACTGGAGTGGTTCGAGGGGTACAGCGCTCGTCTTATGCCCGCCGCCGGGCCCTGGTGCCGCGCCGGATTGCGCCATCTGTTCTGCCTGGCATTGGCCCTGCTGGTGGCCGCCAACCTGGTTTGGTATTTCATAGCACCCTACGATTTCTTCGCGCGTCTGGCGGAGGGGCATCTGGGTTATGCAGCTGCCCTGAGCCTGGCGGTGGTGACTGCGACGGTATATTTGGACCTGGCGTTCGTGCGGCGCCTTTTGTGTCGCGAATTCTGTCCCTATGGGCGCCTGCAGAGCGCCCTCATCGACCCAGGCACACTGACCTTGCGCTTTCACTCTGGCGAGGCCAGGCGCTGCATCCGCTGTTCGGCCTGTGTGCGGGCTTGTCCCATGGGCATCGACATCCGCCAGGGTGAGCAGATCGAGTGCATCAATTGCGGCCGATGCCTCGATGCCTGCCGCAAGGTGATGGCGGTCCGCCATCAACCCGGCATCATCCGCTACACCTTCGGCCTTGAAGGGCGTGGCGCGGCGGCACTGCTCAACCCGCGCCTGCTGTTGGTCGCCGGTGCCTGCGTGGTGGTCTTGGTTATTTTTGTCGGCACCCTGGTGCTGCGGCCACCCGCAACCTTGAAGCTGAGTCGCCCGGCTGAAATCGTGGCCAGCGCCCTGAGTGATGGACGCAGCGCCAACTTTTTCCTGGCGGTGGCGCACAATCGCGGACGACAAGCCCATGAGGTTTCTCTTCGCGCAACAACCGCTGATGGATCGCCCCTGGAGGTCCATGGCCCGGTACAGCGCGTTTCATTGGCCGGTGGAGAACGACGGCGTCTCGATTTTGCGGTGGTTACGCCGGCGGATGCGATTCCCGCGCCCATTATACTTACGCTTTACGACGCGCAGGGCCGCACCCTGGTGCAGAGCCGCGCACAACTCATCCTTCCGCCCACCAGCACAGAGAGGGTTTCACCATGA